In a single window of the Arthrobacter sp. StoSoilA2 genome:
- a CDS encoding MarR family transcriptional regulator, with the protein MIAEDAEESATAEEPSRMTANVQKAKRVGSFEYESLAHAAAIDLYPEVNSPAMALCFNLIRAANRMTTDMEVSVHRPMGISFAGYRLLFTIKSVRQVNPNELARLSSVSTASIASLLNTLEKSGLVTREPDPEDKRKTVVQLSDEGEQTLADLFQINNQREQAWAAGLTETEASILAQLLRKLLLHHPAPPNQLEL; encoded by the coding sequence GTGATCGCTGAAGACGCAGAGGAATCTGCAACCGCTGAGGAACCGTCCCGGATGACTGCCAATGTCCAGAAGGCGAAGCGCGTCGGGTCCTTTGAATATGAATCACTGGCACATGCCGCAGCGATTGACCTGTACCCGGAGGTCAATTCGCCCGCCATGGCGTTGTGTTTCAACCTCATCCGAGCCGCAAACAGGATGACCACGGACATGGAAGTCTCGGTGCACCGCCCCATGGGCATCAGCTTCGCCGGGTACCGCCTCTTGTTCACCATCAAGTCAGTGAGGCAGGTTAACCCAAACGAGCTGGCCCGGTTGTCCAGCGTTTCCACGGCTTCCATCGCCAGCTTGCTCAACACATTGGAGAAGAGCGGGCTCGTTACCCGAGAACCGGATCCGGAGGACAAGCGCAAAACCGTAGTGCAGCTTTCGGACGAAGGCGAGCAAACGCTGGCCGATCTCTTCCAGATCAACAACCAGCGCGAGCAAGCCTGGGCCGCGGGACTCACCGAAACCGAAGCGTCAATCCTGGCCCAACTGCTGCGCAAGCTGTTGTTGCACCATCCAGCTCCCCCGAACCAGCTAGAACTATAG
- a CDS encoding FAD-binding monooxygenase — MQFHHHGYVSGDPRIQPAAGVGINRPVELPNEVDVLIVGTGPAGMLAAAQLSQFPGVTTRIVERRPGRLAIGQADGIQTRTVETFQAFGFAERIIAEAYRITETAFWKPDPADPSRIIRVARTPDDPSDISEFPHLVVNQARVLDYFAEFMANSPTRMSPDYGFEFRSLSVTEEGEYPVTVTLAHTSGPHEGQERIVQAKYVIGADGARSKVRESIGCTLAGDQANHAWGVMDVMAVTDFPDVRLKCAIQSGTGGSILLIPREGGHLFRMYVDLGEVEPNNNGAVRRTSIDEIVNKANEILHPYTLDVRDIAWHSVYEVGHRLTDRFDDVLPEDRGTRTPRVFITGDACHTHSAKAGQGMNVSMQDGFNVAWKLGHVLEGRSPESLLSTYSEERQVVAKNLIDFDKEWSTLMAKKPEEFEDPSELEDFYVRTAEFPAGFMTEYAPSMLVAAPEHQHLATGFPIGKRFKSEPVVRVGDSNPIHLGHHATADGRWRIYVFADHATPQNPKAGTASPAEEFAEWIANSPESPLAATPEGADADAWFDLKVIYQQDHMSVDINHVPAVFKPQVGPFQLTDYEKVYATDPASDIFELRGVDRGGVVVVVRPDQYVANVLPLTATAELGAFFAPLLPNKKSGQLPSAALPDAPTPTDVHISNARNDDLTFSK, encoded by the coding sequence GTGCAGTTTCACCATCACGGTTATGTATCCGGGGACCCCCGGATACAGCCGGCAGCAGGAGTCGGCATCAACAGGCCAGTTGAACTGCCGAACGAGGTCGACGTGCTGATCGTCGGCACCGGGCCCGCCGGCATGCTCGCGGCCGCTCAACTGTCCCAATTCCCAGGCGTCACCACGCGCATCGTGGAGCGCCGTCCGGGGAGGCTCGCCATCGGCCAGGCCGACGGCATTCAGACCCGCACAGTAGAGACGTTCCAGGCCTTCGGATTCGCCGAGCGGATCATCGCCGAGGCATATCGGATCACCGAGACGGCATTCTGGAAGCCCGATCCCGCGGACCCCTCGCGCATCATTCGCGTTGCCCGTACCCCGGATGACCCCTCCGACATCAGCGAATTCCCCCACCTGGTCGTTAACCAGGCGCGCGTGCTGGACTACTTCGCCGAGTTCATGGCCAATTCGCCTACACGGATGTCCCCCGACTATGGCTTTGAGTTTCGTTCCCTGAGCGTCACGGAGGAGGGAGAATATCCCGTTACGGTGACCCTGGCCCACACCTCCGGCCCCCACGAAGGGCAGGAACGCATCGTCCAAGCCAAATACGTTATCGGCGCCGACGGCGCACGCAGCAAGGTCCGCGAGTCCATCGGCTGTACCCTCGCCGGAGACCAAGCCAATCACGCCTGGGGCGTCATGGATGTCATGGCAGTCACGGACTTTCCAGATGTTCGTCTCAAGTGCGCCATCCAGTCAGGAACCGGCGGCAGCATCCTGCTGATCCCGCGCGAAGGCGGCCACCTGTTCCGAATGTATGTTGACCTCGGCGAGGTTGAGCCCAACAACAACGGCGCTGTGCGTCGCACCTCCATCGATGAAATCGTCAACAAGGCCAACGAGATCCTCCACCCCTACACCCTGGATGTCCGTGACATCGCCTGGCACAGCGTCTACGAGGTCGGCCACCGGCTCACGGACAGGTTCGACGACGTCCTGCCGGAGGATCGCGGCACACGGACCCCACGGGTGTTCATCACTGGCGACGCCTGCCACACCCACAGCGCCAAGGCCGGCCAAGGCATGAACGTTTCGATGCAGGACGGCTTCAACGTCGCCTGGAAGCTCGGCCACGTTCTCGAGGGCCGCAGCCCCGAGTCTCTGCTGTCTACCTACTCCGAAGAGCGGCAGGTGGTGGCCAAGAACCTCATCGACTTCGACAAGGAATGGTCCACCCTCATGGCAAAAAAGCCCGAGGAGTTCGAAGACCCTTCAGAGCTTGAGGACTTCTACGTCCGCACCGCCGAATTCCCTGCCGGTTTCATGACCGAATACGCTCCCTCAATGTTGGTAGCCGCCCCCGAACACCAGCACCTTGCAACCGGCTTCCCCATCGGCAAGCGCTTCAAGTCCGAGCCCGTTGTGCGGGTGGGTGACAGCAACCCGATTCACCTCGGCCATCACGCAACTGCGGACGGTCGCTGGCGCATCTATGTTTTCGCCGACCACGCGACACCCCAAAACCCGAAAGCGGGAACCGCCTCACCGGCCGAAGAATTCGCCGAGTGGATCGCCAATTCACCCGAATCGCCGCTCGCCGCCACTCCGGAAGGTGCCGACGCGGACGCGTGGTTCGATCTGAAGGTGATCTACCAGCAGGACCACATGAGCGTCGACATCAACCACGTTCCCGCAGTGTTCAAACCACAAGTCGGACCTTTCCAGCTCACGGACTACGAGAAGGTCTACGCCACGGATCCCGCCTCGGACATCTTCGAGCTGCGTGGCGTGGACCGCGGCGGCGTCGTAGTGGTGGTCCGCCCCGACCAGTACGTGGCAAACGTCCTTCCACTCACGGCAACAGCAGAACTGGGCGCCTTCTTTGCACCCCTGCTGCCGAACAAGAAGTCAGGGCAACTTCCATCCGCTGCGCTGCCCGACGCGCCCACCCCGACCGACGTCCACATCAGCAACGCTCGTAACGACGATCTCACCTTCTCAAAATGA
- a CDS encoding aminotransferase class I/II-fold pyridoxal phosphate-dependent enzyme: protein MRAQDVRLDDTVIAELRQRAKDLEAHSTLWAGGPGIDSSGSAALSSLVERLANMYPYGDAKYIGQLLKPPHPVAWVAQAITALINPNNHAMDGGPATAVLEKEVVAKLAAMFGYEEHLGHLTSSGTIANLEALWVARELHPGKVILSGTNAHYTHERMCRLLGTPHETIPEDALGRLSMPDLRTRLAQGGVGTVVVTLGTTGLGALDQVHEAADLAAEFGARLHIDAAYGGFHTLLATGPEPLVDPAPFLAIRRADSIVVDPHKHGLQPYGCGSVLFADPSVGQLYSHNSPYTYFTSSDLHLGEISLECSRAGASAAAFWTTVEALGLSREGMGSIIADGRKAALQIAHIIRAADGAELVVEPELDIVCAFPRRPTTGQISAATEDAFAAMAQDGWHLALYRVDSKWLARNHPWVEVDSDYTTVLRSCAMKPDHLQLAQEFSHRLIASMEQQPSRTS from the coding sequence ATGAGGGCTCAAGACGTCCGCTTGGACGACACCGTGATCGCCGAGCTAAGGCAACGCGCCAAAGACTTGGAGGCGCATTCCACGTTGTGGGCCGGAGGTCCTGGAATTGACTCATCAGGCTCAGCTGCCCTGTCCTCCTTGGTTGAACGGCTGGCCAACATGTATCCATACGGGGATGCAAAGTACATCGGCCAACTCCTTAAGCCCCCGCACCCTGTGGCTTGGGTTGCGCAGGCCATCACGGCACTGATCAATCCGAACAACCATGCCATGGACGGAGGCCCCGCGACCGCAGTCTTGGAAAAGGAAGTCGTGGCCAAACTTGCGGCAATGTTCGGCTACGAGGAACATCTGGGCCATCTGACGTCTTCCGGCACCATCGCCAACCTTGAGGCGCTCTGGGTTGCCAGGGAGTTGCATCCCGGCAAGGTCATACTGTCCGGAACGAACGCCCACTACACCCACGAGCGCATGTGCCGGTTGCTCGGAACCCCGCATGAAACCATTCCGGAAGACGCCCTCGGCCGCCTTTCAATGCCGGATCTCAGGACCAGGCTGGCACAGGGTGGTGTCGGGACCGTTGTCGTCACTTTGGGCACGACCGGTCTTGGTGCACTGGATCAGGTCCATGAGGCAGCGGACCTGGCAGCCGAATTCGGAGCCCGGCTACATATCGATGCAGCTTACGGAGGATTTCACACCCTCCTGGCAACTGGTCCGGAACCGTTGGTTGATCCTGCCCCCTTCCTGGCCATACGCCGGGCGGATTCAATCGTCGTAGATCCACATAAGCACGGACTTCAACCTTATGGATGCGGATCTGTGCTCTTCGCTGACCCATCTGTCGGCCAGCTCTACTCGCACAATTCCCCCTACACCTACTTCACTTCGTCTGACCTTCATCTTGGTGAGATCAGTCTGGAGTGCTCCAGAGCGGGAGCGTCGGCGGCAGCATTCTGGACCACGGTTGAAGCTCTGGGGTTGTCACGCGAGGGAATGGGATCGATTATCGCCGACGGCCGAAAGGCCGCGCTGCAAATAGCTCACATCATCAGAGCCGCCGACGGTGCTGAGCTCGTGGTCGAACCCGAACTTGACATTGTTTGCGCCTTCCCTCGACGTCCTACCACCGGGCAAATATCGGCGGCAACAGAAGATGCGTTCGCGGCTATGGCCCAGGACGGCTGGCACTTGGCACTATATCGGGTCGACAGCAAGTGGCTTGCGAGGAACCATCCATGGGTCGAAGTTGATAGTGACTACACCACTGTCCTTAGATCCTGTGCCATGAAACCCGACCACCTCCAATTGGCCCAGGAATTCAGCCACCGCCTCATTGCGTCGATGGAGCAACAGCCCTCACGGACAAGCTAA